A genome region from Flavobacterium sp. includes the following:
- a CDS encoding MATE family efflux transporter, translating into MTETTIQKSFFSKFFTTLKQALKGDESFDYTAGSIKKAVILLAIPMVLEMMMESVFALVDLYFVGHLEHSSFAIQTVGLTESVLTIIYSLAIGMSMAATAVVARRIGEKDPVAAAKAGMQAIIVAFAVNSILSIFGIIYAKDILLLMGASAEAAEHGFRFTQIMVGSSLCIMLLFLINGIFRGAGNAAIAMKSLWIANICNIILCPIFINGLGPIPAFGLVGAALATTLGRSIGVLYQVYHLFFGNGILKIKVAYFAPDFKQIKALVKIAAPGILQFVIASCSWIFLAQLVATTGGDHGSAGYQTALRIMMFFILPAWGLSNAAATLVGQNLGAKQIERAEKSVYTTARYNVIFMASIMIITLGFGQYIISFFTNDEMVKTIAIEALQIMSIGFIFYGIGMVLINTFNGAGDTWTPTGINFFGFWLFQIPLAFVLAKHFNMGPTGVFIAIPVAETAITLAGIVFYKRGKWKRVQV; encoded by the coding sequence ATGACAGAAACAACTATACAGAAAAGTTTCTTTTCTAAATTTTTCACCACATTAAAACAAGCCTTAAAAGGCGACGAATCATTCGACTATACAGCCGGAAGCATCAAAAAAGCCGTAATTCTATTAGCCATACCGATGGTTTTAGAAATGATGATGGAATCGGTTTTTGCTCTGGTCGATTTATATTTTGTCGGACATTTAGAGCATAGCAGTTTTGCCATTCAAACCGTTGGTTTAACCGAATCTGTTTTAACGATTATATATTCACTTGCAATTGGAATGAGCATGGCAGCCACAGCAGTTGTTGCCCGCAGAATTGGAGAAAAAGATCCAGTCGCAGCGGCAAAAGCCGGAATGCAGGCCATAATTGTAGCATTTGCAGTAAACAGTATATTGAGTATTTTCGGAATTATTTATGCTAAAGATATTCTGCTCTTGATGGGAGCCTCTGCAGAAGCGGCAGAACATGGTTTCCGATTCACGCAGATTATGGTGGGTTCCAGTTTATGCATCATGCTTTTATTTCTTATAAACGGAATTTTCCGTGGAGCGGGAAATGCAGCAATCGCGATGAAAAGTCTTTGGATTGCCAATATTTGTAATATTATTTTATGTCCGATTTTTATTAACGGATTAGGACCAATTCCTGCTTTTGGTTTAGTTGGAGCCGCTTTAGCCACAACTTTAGGAAGAAGTATTGGAGTTTTATATCAGGTTTATCATTTGTTTTTTGGAAACGGAATTTTAAAAATAAAAGTTGCTTATTTCGCTCCCGATTTTAAACAGATAAAAGCATTAGTTAAAATTGCTGCACCTGGGATTTTGCAATTCGTAATTGCATCTTGCAGTTGGATTTTCTTAGCACAATTGGTTGCTACAACCGGAGGCGATCACGGTTCTGCAGGTTATCAGACAGCATTGAGAATTATGATGTTTTTTATTCTTCCGGCTTGGGGACTAAGTAATGCTGCGGCGACTTTAGTAGGACAGAATTTAGGTGCCAAACAAATAGAACGTGCCGAAAAATCAGTATATACCACCGCCAGATACAACGTAATTTTCATGGCATCGATTATGATAATTACTTTAGGTTTTGGCCAATATATAATTTCATTTTTTACTAATGATGAAATGGTAAAAACCATTGCGATTGAAGCACTGCAAATCATGAGTATTGGATTTATCTTTTACGGAATTGGGATGGTTCTCATCAATACTTTCAACGGGGCAGGAGATACCTGGACACCAACTGGAATTAATTTCTTCGGATTTTGGCTGTTCCAGATTCCATTAGCATTTGTATTGGCAAAACATTTTAACATGGGACCAACAGGAGTTTTTATTGCTATTCCCGTTGCCGAAACCGCAATTACTCTCGCAGGAATTGTTTTTTATAAAAGAGGAAAATGGAAAAGAGTTCAAGTTTAA
- a CDS encoding CBS domain-containing protein, producing the protein MKKREPISHIMTKAVVTVNQTDDLRKVIEKLRSNSIRHLPVVNGKEVVGIISRTDINRLTFGALFDGQDGVDEAILDMLTIPQVMTSKPKTLPSDTIIKDLASTFAKEEFHALPVVDNGELKGIVTTTDVIKYFLEQYD; encoded by the coding sequence ATGAAAAAAAGAGAACCAATCAGCCACATTATGACTAAAGCTGTAGTGACTGTAAATCAAACTGATGACTTGAGAAAAGTGATAGAAAAACTAAGGTCTAATTCTATTCGACATCTTCCGGTTGTTAACGGAAAAGAAGTTGTGGGTATTATCAGCAGAACCGATATTAACCGTTTGACTTTTGGAGCTTTGTTTGACGGACAAGACGGAGTTGATGAAGCTATTTTGGATATGCTGACTATTCCTCAGGTTATGACCTCAAAACCTAAAACATTACCTTCTGATACCATTATTAAAGATTTGGCATCGACATTTGCAAAAGAAGAGTTTCACGCTCTTCCGGTTGTTGATAATGGAGAACTAAAAGGAATTGTGACAACAACGGATGTTATTAAATATTTTTTAGAACAATATGATTAA
- a CDS encoding oligosaccharide flippase family protein, with the protein MGLYKNLFKQTAIYGLATVLPRMLSFLLVRLYTGILPTAEYGEVSIVLSWMVFFNVVLSYGMETAFFRFYSAEEDKKNVIATSTISIFWSSIGFLFAALIFRNTLANWAEVDAQYITYSVWILVLDALVLVPFSKLRANQRPMVYAAIKIGNVVINLLLNIFFLMYLPKLAASNPNSVWDNLYVENFQIAYIFIANLLASLATFIVLSPNYLSLGRKFDPVLWKKMMKYGLPILVAGLAFAVNEHFDKILLGYLLPENLAKSEVGAYSACYKLGLFMVLFATAFRLGIEPFFFSHAKNENAPQTYAVITKYFVILGSLILLGVIVFADILKYLLLDNKSYWEAMKVVPLIILANFFLGIYNNLSVWYKLTDKTKIGAYISIVGAIVTLVLNYFLIPKYSYYGSAIATISAYGSMMLISYVMGNKFYPIPYDMNKIGAYLGISIIFSAISFYGFRENYFVGIPLLLAFMYFVYHNEKDTIKGIMNRK; encoded by the coding sequence TTGGGATTATATAAAAATCTATTCAAACAAACTGCAATTTATGGACTGGCAACCGTTTTACCACGAATGCTTAGTTTTTTATTGGTCAGATTATATACAGGTATTTTACCAACTGCCGAATATGGCGAAGTTTCAATTGTTTTGTCCTGGATGGTTTTCTTCAACGTAGTACTTTCTTACGGGATGGAAACTGCTTTTTTTAGATTTTACAGCGCCGAAGAAGACAAAAAAAATGTTATCGCAACATCTACAATATCAATATTTTGGTCATCAATAGGATTTTTGTTTGCGGCCTTAATTTTTAGAAACACGCTGGCAAACTGGGCAGAAGTAGATGCACAATATATTACCTACTCAGTTTGGATTTTAGTTTTAGATGCATTGGTTTTAGTTCCGTTTTCGAAATTAAGAGCGAATCAAAGACCAATGGTGTATGCAGCCATTAAAATAGGAAATGTAGTAATCAATTTATTACTGAACATCTTCTTTTTAATGTATCTGCCAAAATTAGCAGCATCAAATCCTAACTCAGTTTGGGATAATTTATATGTAGAAAATTTCCAAATCGCTTATATTTTCATTGCCAATTTACTGGCTAGTTTAGCAACATTCATTGTACTTTCACCAAATTATCTTTCGCTTGGGCGAAAGTTCGATCCGGTACTTTGGAAAAAAATGATGAAATACGGTCTGCCAATTTTAGTAGCCGGACTTGCATTTGCGGTTAACGAACATTTCGATAAAATCTTATTAGGATATTTACTTCCCGAAAATTTGGCAAAATCTGAAGTTGGAGCTTATTCAGCCTGTTATAAATTAGGCTTGTTTATGGTTTTATTCGCAACCGCTTTCAGACTTGGAATTGAACCTTTCTTTTTCAGCCATGCAAAAAACGAAAATGCACCGCAGACTTATGCCGTAATTACAAAATATTTTGTCATTTTGGGTTCACTGATTTTATTGGGAGTTATCGTTTTTGCAGACATTCTTAAATACCTTTTGCTTGACAATAAATCTTATTGGGAAGCCATGAAAGTAGTGCCTCTAATTATTCTGGCAAACTTCTTTTTAGGAATTTACAATAATTTATCGGTTTGGTATAAACTGACAGATAAAACAAAAATTGGAGCTTACATATCTATTGTTGGAGCAATTGTAACCTTGGTTTTAAATTATTTTTTAATTCCGAAATACAGTTATTACGGTTCAGCAATAGCAACAATTTCTGCTTACGGAAGTATGATGTTAATATCGTATGTTATGGGAAATAAATTTTATCCGATACCTTATGATATGAACAAAATTGGGGCATATTTAGGAATATCAATTATATTTTCGGCTATTTCATTTTATGGATTTAGAGAAAATTATTTTGTTGGAATTCCTTTATTATTAGCTTTTATGTACTTTGTTTACCATAACGAAAAAGACACGATCAAAGGAATCATGAATAGAAAGTAA
- the dusB gene encoding tRNA dihydrouridine synthase DusB, whose amino-acid sequence MVKIGNIELPEFPLLLAPMEDVSDPPFRRLCKTHGADMMYSEFISSEGLIRDAIKSRMKLDIFDYERPVGIQIFGGDEEAMEMSSKIVSTVKPDLVDINFGCPVKKVVCRGAGAGVLKDVDLMVRLTKAVIKGTDLPVTVKTRLGWDENSINIDEVAERLQDIGVQALTIHARTRAQMYKGHSDWSHIARVKNNPRITMPIFGNGDIDSPEKALHYKNEYGIDGIMIGRAAIGYPWIFNEIKHFFKTGEHLPAPTVIDRVEAARNHLKWSMEWKGERLGIVEMRRHYTNYFKGIHSFKEFKQKLVTTDAPEDLFNIMKEIEQVYAGYEFV is encoded by the coding sequence ATGGTCAAGATTGGCAACATAGAATTACCTGAATTTCCTTTACTATTAGCTCCGATGGAAGATGTTAGTGATCCGCCGTTTCGCAGATTATGCAAAACGCATGGTGCTGACATGATGTATTCTGAATTTATTTCTTCGGAAGGATTGATTCGTGATGCTATTAAAAGCCGCATGAAGCTGGATATTTTTGATTACGAACGTCCAGTTGGAATTCAGATTTTTGGTGGTGATGAAGAGGCAATGGAAATGTCGTCTAAAATCGTTTCTACCGTAAAACCGGATTTAGTGGATATCAATTTTGGATGTCCGGTAAAAAAAGTAGTTTGCAGAGGCGCCGGAGCCGGAGTTTTAAAAGATGTCGATTTGATGGTTCGTTTAACAAAAGCGGTTATCAAAGGAACTGATTTGCCTGTTACGGTAAAAACACGTTTAGGCTGGGATGAAAATTCGATTAATATTGATGAAGTTGCTGAAAGACTTCAGGATATTGGTGTTCAGGCTTTGACTATTCACGCCAGAACTCGTGCGCAAATGTATAAAGGCCATTCTGACTGGTCGCATATTGCACGTGTAAAAAACAACCCAAGAATTACAATGCCTATTTTCGGAAACGGCGATATCGACAGTCCTGAAAAAGCATTACATTACAAAAATGAATACGGAATTGACGGTATCATGATTGGTCGTGCTGCAATTGGTTATCCGTGGATTTTTAACGAAATTAAACATTTCTTTAAAACGGGTGAACATTTGCCTGCTCCAACTGTCATTGATCGTGTTGAAGCTGCCAGAAATCATTTAAAATGGTCTATGGAATGGAAAGGCGAACGTTTGGGAATTGTTGAAATGCGTCGTCATTATACCAACTATTTCAAAGGAATTCATTCGTTTAAAGAATTCAAACAAAAACTGGTTACAACTGATGCCCCTGAAGATTTATTCAACATTATGAAAGAAATTGAACAGGTTTATGCAGGATATGAGTTTGTATAA
- the dut gene encoding dUTP diphosphatase: MKIQIINKSQHDLPNYETIASAGMDLRANISEPITLKPLERTIVKTGLFIELPIGYEAQVRPRSGLAAKKGVTVLNSPGTVDADYRGEIGVILVNLSNEEFVIENGERIAQLIIAKHERAEWIEVEELTETSRGAGGFGSTGLK; this comes from the coding sequence ATGAAAATTCAAATTATCAATAAATCACAACACGATTTACCAAATTACGAAACAATCGCTTCTGCAGGTATGGACTTGCGTGCCAATATTTCAGAACCAATTACGTTAAAACCTTTAGAAAGAACAATTGTAAAAACCGGACTTTTTATAGAATTACCAATTGGTTATGAAGCACAGGTAAGACCAAGAAGTGGACTGGCAGCTAAAAAAGGAGTTACAGTTTTAAATTCTCCGGGAACTGTCGACGCTGATTACAGAGGTGAAATAGGAGTCATTTTGGTAAATTTATCGAATGAGGAATTTGTAATTGAAAACGGAGAAAGAATTGCGCAATTAATTATTGCCAAACACGAAAGAGCAGAATGGATTGAAGTTGAAGAGCTTACTGAAACTTCAAGAGGCGCAGGCGGATTTGGAAGCACTGGACTGAAATAG
- a CDS encoding FtsX-like permease family protein: MNFPFYIARRYLFSLSKNNAINIINAIASLGIIVGTMALFVVLSVFSGLKVFSLSFTNEIDPDLKMTSTYGKSFLISPEEENQIKKIEGVASYTKIIEERVLFMFKDKQHVTYLKGVDSIYPVVNNIKKKLFNGQWLRPDSYQVVIGYGIAQDFSLGILDFENPLQIYAPKPGKGAIENPEEAFNKTDVLPVGIYSISEDLDSKYVFADLSLVQELLMYKPNQISGIEFHLKQNVDEQAVKAQLEKIFKNKITLKNREQLNESLYKMLNTENIAVYLIFTLVIIVALFNLVGALIMMILDKRANLKTLLSLGTEIRDLRKIFILQGTLLSFLGGLIGLYYGIILVSLQQKYELIMITPTLAYPVVFTIENVLIVMATIVSLGFVASLIASSRVSKKLLD, encoded by the coding sequence TTGAATTTCCCATTTTACATAGCCAGACGTTATCTTTTTAGTCTTAGTAAAAATAACGCGATTAATATCATCAATGCAATTGCCAGTTTGGGAATTATTGTTGGTACAATGGCTCTGTTTGTGGTTTTATCTGTTTTTAGCGGATTAAAAGTTTTTAGTCTGTCATTTACAAACGAGATTGATCCGGATTTAAAAATGACAAGTACTTACGGAAAATCATTTTTAATTTCTCCAGAAGAAGAAAACCAGATAAAAAAAATTGAAGGCGTAGCTTCTTACACCAAAATTATAGAAGAGCGTGTTTTGTTTATGTTTAAAGATAAACAGCATGTAACTTATTTAAAAGGCGTTGACAGCATTTACCCCGTTGTAAATAATATCAAAAAAAAGCTTTTTAACGGGCAATGGCTAAGACCGGATTCTTATCAGGTTGTTATTGGTTACGGAATTGCTCAGGATTTCTCTCTTGGAATTCTTGATTTCGAAAACCCATTGCAGATATATGCTCCAAAACCCGGAAAAGGAGCGATAGAAAATCCAGAAGAGGCATTTAATAAAACAGATGTTCTTCCGGTTGGAATTTATTCGATCAGCGAAGATTTAGACTCAAAATATGTTTTTGCAGATTTAAGTCTTGTACAAGAATTACTAATGTATAAACCCAATCAAATTTCGGGAATAGAATTTCATCTTAAACAAAATGTAGACGAACAAGCAGTGAAAGCTCAGCTTGAAAAGATTTTTAAAAATAAGATTACTTTAAAAAATAGAGAGCAGCTTAATGAGTCTTTATACAAGATGCTGAATACCGAAAATATTGCTGTTTATTTAATTTTTACCCTTGTAATTATTGTAGCGCTTTTTAATTTAGTAGGAGCACTAATTATGATGATCCTAGATAAAAGAGCCAATTTAAAAACGCTTTTAAGTCTTGGAACTGAAATAAGAGACCTGAGAAAAATTTTCATTTTGCAAGGTACATTATTGAGTTTTCTGGGAGGTTTGATAGGACTTTATTATGGAATTATACTAGTATCGTTACAGCAAAAATACGAACTCATCATGATCACGCCAACTCTGGCTTATCCGGTAGTTTTTACAATTGAAAATGTGCTGATCGTTATGGCAACAATCGTTTCCCTTGGTTTTGTGGCGTCTCTAATTGCCAGCAGCCGTGTGAGTAAAAAATTATTAGATTAA
- a CDS encoding DUF4292 domain-containing protein, which translates to MKKYIIIVLAASFMISCKSKAVAVQNNTTTEVVAKKDNKAIEKHYENKLDFSTLNIKASAKYEDEKQSQNVTADIKIEKDKQILISVRFLGITMAKALITPTTVSYYEKIKGTYYEGDFTSLSEWLGTELDYNKVQNLLIGEAFDDLRKGDYTQTIVENLFRLEDKKSQKIQKAFYLDPEKYLIQKEEISQPSENIKLEINYSDIKTFNQGTIPTTLTINAVQPKGTTNINLNYNNISFNEELSFPYSVPSGYKKVLIK; encoded by the coding sequence ATGAAAAAATATATTATAATTGTATTAGCCGCTTCGTTTATGATTTCATGTAAATCAAAAGCCGTAGCAGTTCAGAACAATACTACTACCGAAGTTGTTGCCAAAAAAGACAACAAAGCAATCGAAAAACATTACGAAAACAAATTAGATTTTTCGACCTTAAATATAAAAGCGAGCGCAAAATATGAAGACGAAAAACAAAGTCAAAACGTTACCGCTGATATAAAAATCGAAAAAGATAAACAGATTTTAATAAGCGTTCGATTTTTAGGAATCACAATGGCAAAAGCTTTGATAACTCCAACAACTGTAAGTTATTACGAAAAAATAAAAGGAACTTATTACGAAGGAGATTTTACCAGTTTGAGTGAATGGTTAGGAACAGAATTAGATTATAATAAAGTTCAGAATTTATTAATTGGAGAAGCTTTTGATGATTTACGAAAAGGAGATTACACACAAACAATTGTAGAAAATCTTTTTAGATTAGAAGACAAAAAAAGCCAAAAAATTCAAAAAGCATTTTATTTAGATCCTGAAAAATATTTAATACAAAAAGAAGAGATTTCGCAGCCATCTGAAAATATAAAATTAGAAATCAATTATTCAGATATAAAAACTTTCAATCAGGGAACAATTCCAACAACGCTGACAATTAATGCCGTTCAGCCAAAAGGAACAACTAATATTAATTTGAATTACAATAATATTTCATTTAACGAAGAACTTTCTTTTCCGTATAGTGTGCCAAGCGGTTATAAAAAAGTTTTAATTAAGTAA
- a CDS encoding tetratricopeptide repeat protein yields MKKSILIILFFALLSNSASVFAQTEPEDIALAPDDYQDAFYESLKQKGIENYDKAIASLEKCIKIKPTDAVAYFELGKNYLALKQYQNAQSAFEKATELNPKNKWYWLGIYDVSYETKNYPLAIETIQKIIVFDEEYKDDLISLYMLTNQFDKALVAINEMNDKFGKSEDRDRYKLQILSQGKYQNAEISNLIDQIKKNPKEESNYVNLIFLYSKSEETDKALDVAKQLAKEIPNSEWAQVSLFKGYLDANQADKAIKSMNIILASPKIDSKIKHRTLNEFLIYVNKNPQYGPDLEKAISYFDNDKEVDVAKEIGKFYHSKNQFENAIKYYEKDLKSNSDTDRETNLLLLEAYAQAKQFEPMTKRAMTMIEVYPSQPQFYYYAGLGSNQLQQFKNAKTVLEMGLDYVVDDKNLEANFNIQLGEAYNGLGDAKKKEEYFLKANELLKKK; encoded by the coding sequence ATGAAAAAAAGTATTTTGATAATTTTATTTTTTGCGTTGCTAAGCAATTCAGCTTCGGTTTTTGCACAAACGGAACCGGAAGATATTGCTTTGGCTCCAGATGATTATCAAGATGCTTTTTACGAATCTTTGAAACAAAAAGGAATTGAAAATTACGATAAGGCTATAGCATCTTTAGAAAAATGTATCAAAATAAAACCTACTGATGCGGTTGCTTATTTTGAATTAGGAAAAAATTATCTGGCTTTAAAACAATATCAAAACGCGCAAAGTGCTTTTGAAAAAGCTACAGAGTTAAATCCAAAAAACAAATGGTATTGGTTAGGCATTTATGATGTAAGTTACGAAACCAAAAATTATCCTTTGGCGATAGAAACAATTCAAAAAATTATTGTTTTTGATGAAGAATATAAAGATGATTTGATTTCTTTATACATGCTTACAAATCAATTTGATAAAGCATTGGTTGCCATTAATGAAATGAACGATAAATTCGGAAAATCAGAAGATCGGGACAGATATAAACTGCAGATTTTATCTCAGGGAAAATATCAAAATGCTGAAATTTCAAATCTGATTGATCAGATTAAAAAGAATCCAAAAGAAGAATCAAATTATGTAAATCTGATTTTCTTATATTCAAAATCTGAAGAAACAGACAAAGCACTTGATGTTGCTAAACAACTGGCAAAAGAAATTCCAAATTCTGAATGGGCTCAGGTAAGTTTGTTTAAAGGATATTTAGATGCAAATCAAGCCGATAAGGCAATTAAATCGATGAATATAATTTTGGCAAGTCCAAAAATTGATTCAAAAATAAAACACCGAACTTTAAATGAATTTTTGATTTATGTAAACAAAAATCCACAGTACGGGCCAGATTTAGAAAAAGCCATTTCCTATTTTGATAATGATAAAGAAGTGGATGTTGCTAAAGAAATTGGAAAATTTTATCATAGTAAAAACCAATTTGAAAATGCAATTAAATATTATGAAAAAGATTTAAAGTCCAATTCAGATACAGATCGCGAAACCAATTTGCTTTTACTTGAAGCTTATGCTCAAGCCAAACAATTTGAGCCAATGACAAAAAGGGCGATGACAATGATTGAGGTTTACCCAAGCCAGCCCCAATTTTACTATTATGCCGGATTAGGCAGTAATCAGCTGCAGCAATTTAAAAATGCAAAAACCGTTTTAGAAATGGGGCTTGATTATGTTGTTGATGACAAAAATCTGGAAGCAAATTTTAATATTCAATTAGGAGAGGCATATAATGGACTAGGAGATGCCAAGAAAAAAGAGGAATACTTTTTGAAGGCAAATGAATTATTAAAAAAGAAATAA
- a CDS encoding sugar phosphate nucleotidyltransferase yields the protein MKIIVPMAGRGSRLRPHTLTVPKPLIPVAGKSIVHRLVEDIAKILKQPIEEVAFVLGDEAFFGDDVVESLQDLAKGLGAKASIYRQDQPLGTGHAIMCAKESLSGPAVIAYADTLIRADFELDPSADAVIWVKQVDQPEAFGVVKLNPNNEIIELVEKPKEFVSDLAVIGIYYFKEVGDLKKELQGVLDNNIQNGGEYQINDGIKAMMANGKVFKTGSVDEWMDCGNKDVTVETNSRMLGFLHNDGEHLVDYNVTLENSTIIPPCYIGENVVLKNTTVGPNVSLGKGCHVTDSFIKNSLIQTNSQIKNANLDNAMIGNHVSYDGKFTSISIGDYSVLE from the coding sequence ATGAAAATAATCGTTCCAATGGCAGGTCGCGGATCAAGACTTCGCCCACATACATTAACAGTTCCAAAACCATTAATTCCTGTTGCAGGAAAATCTATCGTTCATCGTTTAGTTGAAGATATTGCTAAAATATTAAAACAACCAATTGAAGAAGTTGCTTTTGTTCTTGGTGATGAAGCATTTTTTGGAGACGATGTTGTCGAAAGCCTTCAGGATTTAGCTAAAGGTTTGGGAGCAAAAGCTTCAATATATCGTCAAGATCAGCCATTAGGAACTGGTCATGCCATTATGTGTGCAAAAGAATCTTTGTCTGGACCGGCAGTAATCGCTTATGCAGATACTTTAATTAGAGCCGATTTTGAACTTGATCCATCTGCAGATGCTGTAATCTGGGTAAAACAAGTAGATCAGCCGGAAGCTTTTGGAGTTGTAAAATTAAATCCAAATAATGAAATTATAGAATTGGTTGAAAAACCAAAAGAGTTTGTAAGTGATTTAGCGGTTATCGGAATTTACTATTTCAAAGAAGTGGGCGATCTGAAAAAAGAACTTCAGGGCGTTTTAGATAATAACATTCAAAACGGAGGTGAATATCAAATCAACGACGGAATCAAGGCGATGATGGCCAACGGAAAAGTTTTTAAAACCGGAAGTGTTGACGAATGGATGGACTGCGGAAACAAAGATGTTACGGTAGAAACCAACAGCAGAATGTTAGGCTTTTTACATAACGACGGAGAGCATTTAGTGGATTACAATGTGACGCTGGAAAATTCAACCATTATTCCGCCATGTTATATTGGAGAAAATGTAGTCTTGAAAAACACAACAGTTGGTCCAAATGTTTCTTTAGGAAAAGGATGTCATGTAACAGATAGTTTTATTAAAAATAGCTTAATACAAACTAATTCTCAAATAAAAAACGCTAACTTAGATAATGCAATGATTGGAAATCATGTAAGTTACGATGGTAAATTTACAAGTATCAGCATTGGAGATTATTCAGTTTTAGAATAA
- a CDS encoding peptidoglycan DD-metalloendopeptidase family protein, producing MPKFLLSLIFVCATTFVWAQDSQQEKLEQRKAQILQEIKDNEKMLQSVRKKEKSAVNEYLIQANKIKLKEKLINTTAKQERILSNDMYINQVKVNKLKKELAVLKEDYAKMILKSYKSRSEQSRAMFILSSESFLQAYKRAQYLKQYTTFRKNQGLEIQEKSAQLVDFNAKLDGQRQVKKKIIAENQKEKQSLEVEKKEQQKLVNSIKKDKNRIAADIKAKQSESKRIDRQIDRLIREAIAEANRKAAAEKAKENPGSTAPKAPVSSSKIVLTPEDKVLAADFKANKGRLPWPVEKGFISLGYGDQPHPLYPSISVHNSGVEITTEDGANARAVFAGEVFSVMVLSPVNTVVMIQHGDYFSVYQNLSKVFVSKGEKVSIKQNIGKVRTSGDTGKTVIKFLILQNTTNSDPENWLQNR from the coding sequence ATGCCAAAATTTCTCCTAAGCCTAATTTTTGTTTGCGCCACGACTTTTGTCTGGGCACAAGATTCGCAGCAAGAAAAACTTGAACAGCGCAAAGCGCAGATTCTTCAGGAAATTAAAGACAATGAAAAAATGCTGCAGTCTGTAAGAAAAAAAGAAAAATCAGCTGTAAACGAATATTTAATTCAGGCAAATAAAATCAAGCTAAAAGAGAAACTAATTAATACTACGGCAAAACAGGAAAGAATCCTTAGCAATGATATGTATATTAATCAAGTGAAGGTTAATAAACTAAAAAAAGAACTGGCAGTATTAAAGGAAGATTATGCCAAAATGATCTTAAAATCATATAAAAGCCGTTCAGAACAAAGCAGGGCAATGTTTATTTTGTCTTCAGAAAGTTTTTTACAAGCCTATAAAAGAGCGCAATATTTAAAACAATATACCACTTTTAGAAAAAACCAAGGTTTAGAAATTCAGGAAAAAAGTGCACAATTGGTTGATTTTAATGCAAAACTTGACGGACAAAGACAGGTTAAGAAAAAAATCATTGCTGAAAATCAAAAAGAAAAACAAAGTTTAGAAGTAGAGAAAAAAGAACAGCAAAAACTGGTTAACTCTATTAAAAAAGATAAAAACAGAATTGCTGCTGATATTAAAGCAAAACAAAGCGAATCAAAAAGAATCGACAGACAAATTGATCGTTTGATTCGTGAAGCCATTGCCGAAGCAAACAGAAAAGCAGCGGCAGAAAAAGCAAAAGAAAATCCAGGATCAACAGCTCCAAAAGCTCCGGTTTCATCTTCTAAAATTGTTCTGACTCCAGAAGATAAAGTTCTGGCTGCTGACTTTAAAGCAAACAAAGGAAGACTGCCTTGGCCGGTAGAAAAAGGATTTATTTCATTAGGATACGGAGATCAGCCTCACCCATTATACCCTTCAATTTCGGTACACAATTCAGGAGTTGAGATTACTACAGAAGATGGTGCAAATGCAAGAGCCGTTTTTGCAGGTGAAGTATTCAGTGTAATGGTATTATCTCCGGTGAATACAGTAGTAATGATTCAGCATGGAGATTACTTTAGCGTTTACCAAAACTTAAGTAAAGTATTTGTAAGCAAAGGAGAAAAAGTTTCGATAAAACAAAACATTGGAAAAGTAAGAACCAGCGGTGATACAGGGAAAACAGTTATTAAATTTTTGATTCTTCAAAATACAACCAATTCCGATCCGGAGAATTGGTTACAAAACAGATAA